One Cardinium endosymbiont cEper1 of Encarsia pergandiella genomic region harbors:
- a CDS encoding tyrosine-protein phosphatase, which translates to MVYSKHNILLGHLMVFLSAFRSCYTSNNRSDLTPPSISKIADPNPIAGNKPKNKAIEELLKSVDHKKNNADFDFETTIEILRKIADAKRGIRWHLSGDNLIREVIDKSDSLYAAEDYVVQIINIYRAAKKICELYEKNGTPFEKMAHTFMEHYKYDEKETEDFWIEAVKDINKKVVAELHQIVLPNEKISLINTKLRLAENYVGLDDTHYNVTTVFKINDKKFGLEDKKWLQLTEKQKSAFRNRKSANWYNRLDPFEQKLIDRYFDKFLEGSHYLPTQIRNVPGCRNGYQKKILAYDQNNNPTTLGRYYHSGALVSPTQWKDETITKDNWEQIKAFVKNIECISLNHNILPPTLGGEEHIVEGTRRVVGDNQFIYIPINELGTFTTPMFKPQVNKLIEESIHLHNSKKNKDKTRYKGLCKAFKEGNKKDRQKEIENVKNLKDKRYFSTLHLLKEAAEKTDYENKVMHNFIQPRNNYYATIGSNYIACKAVLGEKNSTSSVLFSCKSGKDRTGFMSLLVDANMISIHDPSLDIDKETKVYTNLAYASHYQFLASVNGGMAGRFGMKPVRNNEISRNMTNALFPKAALYTSINLS; encoded by the coding sequence ATGGTCTACTCTAAACACAATATACTTTTGGGCCATCTAATGGTATTTTTATCAGCTTTTCGCAGCTGTTATACAAGCAATAACCGATCTGATCTAACACCACCATCTATAAGTAAAATTGCTGATCCCAACCCTATAGCTGGGAATAAGCCTAAAAATAAGGCAATAGAAGAACTGTTAAAGTCAGTTGATCATAAAAAGAACAATGCAGACTTTGATTTTGAAACTACTATTGAAATACTCCGCAAAATAGCGGATGCAAAAAGAGGCATTAGATGGCATTTATCCGGTGATAACTTGATACGAGAAGTAATAGACAAAAGCGATAGTCTATACGCTGCAGAAGACTATGTGGTGCAAATCATAAATATATATCGTGCCGCAAAAAAAATATGCGAATTATATGAAAAAAATGGTACCCCATTCGAAAAAATGGCCCATACATTTATGGAACACTATAAGTATGATGAAAAAGAAACAGAGGACTTTTGGATAGAAGCGGTGAAAGATATAAATAAAAAAGTTGTAGCAGAACTACATCAAATCGTACTTCCAAATGAAAAAATCTCTTTGATAAATACAAAATTAAGGTTAGCAGAAAATTACGTTGGATTGGATGATACCCATTACAACGTTACAACTGTATTCAAAATAAATGATAAAAAATTTGGGTTAGAGGATAAAAAATGGTTGCAGTTAACAGAAAAACAGAAATCAGCATTTAGAAACAGAAAATCGGCCAACTGGTATAACCGTTTAGATCCATTTGAACAAAAGTTAATTGATCGTTACTTTGACAAATTTTTAGAGGGCAGCCATTATCTTCCGACCCAAATTCGAAATGTTCCGGGATGTAGAAATGGGTATCAAAAAAAGATTCTCGCTTATGATCAAAATAATAACCCTACTACGCTAGGCCGTTATTACCATAGTGGCGCATTGGTTTCACCTACCCAATGGAAAGATGAAACAATTACAAAAGATAACTGGGAACAAATTAAAGCATTTGTTAAAAACATAGAATGCATCTCTTTAAATCACAATATACTTCCGCCTACACTAGGTGGAGAAGAACATATTGTAGAAGGAACGCGTCGTGTAGTAGGTGACAACCAATTTATATATATACCCATCAATGAATTAGGTACTTTTACAACACCTATGTTTAAGCCTCAGGTCAATAAACTTATAGAAGAAAGTATCCATTTGCACAACTCTAAAAAAAATAAAGATAAAACTCGTTATAAAGGACTATGCAAAGCCTTTAAAGAGGGGAACAAAAAAGACCGGCAAAAAGAAATAGAAAATGTCAAAAATCTAAAAGATAAACGCTACTTTAGCACATTACATCTATTAAAAGAGGCTGCTGAAAAAACGGATTACGAAAATAAAGTGATGCATAACTTTATACAACCGCGTAATAATTACTATGCGACTATTGGATCAAATTATATTGCATGCAAAGCCGTACTGGGCGAAAAAAACTCTACCTCATCCGTTTTATTTAGCTGCAAAAGCGGAAAAGACAGAACTGGGTTTATGAGTCTTTTGGTAGACGCAAATATGATTTCTATTCATGACCCATCATTGGATATAGACAAAGAGACAAAGGTCTATACTAACTTAGCCTATGCTTCCCATTATCAGTTTTTGGCTTCGGTTAATGGAGGAATGGCTGGAAGATTTGGCATGAAACCTGTAAGAAACAACGAAATTTCCCGTAATATGACCAACGCACTCTTTCCCAAAGCAGCCTTGTATACATCCATCAACCTAAGTTAA
- the uvrB gene encoding excinuclease ABC subunit UvrB, protein MSFKILSPYQPAGDQPKAILELVSHINRGVASQVLMGVTGSGKTFTIANTIEALNRPTLVISHNKTLAAQLYSELRAFFPYNAVEYFVSYYDYYQPEVYLPASDIYIEKELAINDELERLRLSAVAALLSDRRDVIVVASVSCIYGLGTPASFKDNSHLFRVGCRLSRNDLLKHFVEMLYSRDDSGFKRGRFRVMGDTIDLFVAYGDYGYRFIFWGDELEAIHLIDPASGKKTKELQEAFVFPANLFVMGKHVLDGAVSKIQQDLHIQVNYFNQSGQFEEAKRLQERTELDLEMLRELGYCTGIENYSRYIDGRSVGERPFCLLDYFPKDYLMVIDESHVTIPQFRAMAGGDRARKINLVAHGFRLPSAMDNRPLHFNEFEQLIHQVIFVSATPADYELERSRGLVIEQIIRPTGLLDPKIEVRPTLHQMHDILEAIHQVVKKEERVLITTLTKRMAEELTDYLVHAHIRCRYIHSEIKTLDRVTILNGLRNGAFDVLVGVNLLREGLDLPQVSLMVILDADKEGFLRNARSLIQTIGRVARHTQGRVLMYADKITPSMEQAIGETQRRRALQMDYNAQHQITPSSVYQKQATIDLKDQIVAPPVDVANDDSACPMVLADGRAPYGKKETIEARIQTLENKMYQAAEALQFLEADRLKEMVENLKKQQNS, encoded by the coding sequence ATGTCATTTAAAATTCTATCACCTTATCAACCTGCAGGCGATCAGCCAAAGGCGATTCTAGAACTTGTATCACACATCAATCGTGGCGTAGCCAGTCAAGTACTCATGGGCGTTACAGGATCTGGAAAAACCTTTACGATAGCCAATACGATTGAAGCCTTAAATAGGCCTACACTGGTCATCAGCCATAATAAAACATTGGCTGCACAATTGTATAGCGAGTTACGCGCTTTTTTTCCCTACAATGCGGTTGAGTATTTTGTATCCTACTATGATTACTATCAACCAGAAGTCTATTTACCAGCTAGTGATATCTATATAGAAAAAGAGTTGGCCATTAATGATGAATTGGAACGATTGCGCCTTAGTGCAGTAGCTGCTTTATTAAGCGACCGAAGAGATGTGATTGTAGTGGCCTCTGTTTCTTGTATTTATGGACTTGGTACCCCAGCATCCTTCAAGGATAATAGCCATTTATTTAGAGTAGGCTGCCGATTGTCTCGCAATGATCTTTTGAAACATTTTGTAGAGATGCTCTATAGTCGGGACGATAGTGGATTTAAACGGGGTCGTTTCCGCGTAATGGGCGATACCATTGATCTATTTGTAGCCTATGGAGATTATGGCTATCGTTTTATCTTTTGGGGAGATGAACTAGAAGCCATCCATCTCATAGATCCAGCTTCTGGTAAAAAGACAAAAGAGCTCCAAGAAGCATTTGTTTTTCCCGCCAATCTTTTTGTAATGGGCAAACATGTATTAGATGGTGCGGTAAGCAAGATCCAACAAGATCTACATATACAGGTCAACTATTTTAATCAGAGCGGTCAATTTGAAGAAGCCAAACGGCTACAGGAAAGAACTGAACTAGATTTAGAAATGCTTCGAGAGTTAGGCTATTGTACCGGCATTGAAAATTATTCACGTTATATAGATGGCCGGTCCGTTGGAGAGCGTCCTTTCTGTTTACTTGACTATTTTCCTAAAGACTACCTGATGGTTATAGATGAAAGCCACGTTACCATTCCCCAATTTAGGGCTATGGCAGGAGGGGATAGGGCTAGAAAAATCAATTTGGTAGCACATGGTTTTAGGCTGCCATCTGCTATGGATAATCGGCCATTACATTTTAATGAATTTGAACAACTGATCCACCAAGTCATTTTTGTTAGTGCAACTCCTGCTGATTATGAGCTAGAACGTAGCCGAGGCCTAGTGATAGAGCAAATCATACGGCCAACAGGGTTGCTAGATCCCAAAATAGAGGTCCGTCCTACGCTCCATCAAATGCACGATATTTTAGAAGCAATCCATCAAGTTGTAAAAAAAGAAGAGCGGGTATTGATTACCACCCTTACCAAGCGTATGGCAGAAGAGCTGACCGATTACTTAGTCCATGCCCATATCCGTTGCCGGTATATCCATTCTGAAATCAAAACATTAGACCGTGTGACCATATTAAATGGCTTACGCAATGGTGCCTTTGATGTGTTGGTCGGGGTAAATTTACTACGGGAAGGGTTAGACCTGCCACAGGTCTCTTTAATGGTTATTTTAGATGCAGATAAAGAAGGATTTTTGCGCAATGCCCGCTCACTGATTCAAACCATAGGCAGGGTTGCACGCCATACACAAGGGCGTGTGCTGATGTATGCAGATAAGATTACACCATCTATGGAACAAGCAATAGGCGAAACACAGCGTAGGCGTGCTTTGCAAATGGACTATAATGCACAACATCAAATTACCCCTAGTTCCGTATACCAAAAACAAGCCACTATAGATTTAAAAGATCAAATAGTAGCCCCGCCTGTGGACGTAGCCAATGATGATAGTGCTTGTCCTATGGTTCTTGCCGATGGTAGAGCGCCTTATGGAAAAAAAGAAACAATAGAAGCCCGTATTCAAACATTAGAAAATAAAATGTACCAAGCGGCAGAAGCATTGCAATTTTTAGAAGCAGACCGACTAAAAGAAATGGTAGAAAATTTAAAAAAACAGCAGAATAGCTAG